In the genome of Streptomyces sp. NBC_00190, one region contains:
- a CDS encoding shikimate kinase, with protein sequence MTAGPLVVLVGPMGSGKSTVGALLAERLGVPYRDTDADIALAQGREISDIFVDEGEPYFRALERQAVAAAVAEHAGVLALGGGAVLDEGTRELLAGLPVAYLSMDVEEAVRRVGLGAARPLLAVNPRRQWRELMDARRPLYTEVARVVVATDDRTPEEVAQAVLDALELKDV encoded by the coding sequence GTGACGGCCGGACCACTGGTCGTCCTCGTCGGCCCCATGGGGTCCGGCAAGTCCACGGTGGGGGCGCTGCTCGCCGAGCGCCTCGGCGTCCCCTACCGGGACACCGACGCGGACATCGCCCTGGCCCAGGGCCGGGAGATCTCCGACATCTTCGTCGACGAGGGCGAGCCGTACTTCCGCGCGCTGGAGCGGCAGGCGGTCGCGGCCGCCGTCGCCGAGCACGCGGGCGTCCTCGCCCTCGGCGGCGGCGCCGTCCTCGACGAAGGCACCCGCGAGCTGCTGGCCGGCCTGCCCGTGGCCTATCTGTCGATGGACGTCGAGGAAGCCGTACGGCGCGTGGGCCTCGGCGCCGCGCGCCCGCTGCTCGCCGTCAACCCGCGCCGGCAGTGGCGCGAGCTGATGGACGCCCGGCGCCCCCTGTACACCGAAGTCGCGCGCGTCGTGGTGGCCACCGACGACCGCACCCCCGAAGAGGTCGCCCAGGCGGTCCTCGACGCTCTGGAGTTGAAGGACGTATGA
- the bldD gene encoding transcriptional regulator BldD, with protein sequence MSSEYAKQLGAKLRAIRTQQGLSLHGVEEKSQGRWKAVVVGSYERGDRAVTVQRLAELADFYGVPVQELLPGTTPGGAAEPPPKLRLDLERLAGVPAEKAGPLQRYAATIQSQRGDYNGKVLSIRQDDLRTLAVIYDQSPSVLTEQLISWGVLDADARRAVAHEDI encoded by the coding sequence ATGTCCAGCGAATACGCCAAACAGCTCGGGGCCAAGCTCCGCGCCATCCGCACCCAGCAGGGCCTTTCCCTCCATGGTGTCGAGGAGAAGTCCCAGGGCCGGTGGAAGGCCGTAGTGGTCGGTTCGTACGAGCGCGGGGACCGCGCCGTGACCGTCCAGCGCCTCGCCGAGCTGGCGGACTTCTACGGGGTTCCGGTGCAGGAACTGCTGCCGGGGACGACTCCCGGCGGAGCCGCCGAGCCGCCGCCGAAGCTGCGCCTCGACCTGGAGCGCCTGGCCGGCGTGCCCGCCGAGAAGGCCGGCCCGCTCCAGCGCTACGCGGCGACGATCCAGAGCCAGCGTGGCGACTACAACGGCAAGGTGCTGTCGATCCGCCAGGACGACCTGCGCACCCTGGCCGTCATCTACGACCAGTCCCCTTCCGTCCTGACCGAGCAGCTGATCAGCTGGGGCGTGCTGGACGCGGATGCCCGGCGCGCCGTGGCGCACGAGGACATCTAG
- the aroC gene encoding chorismate synthase: MSRLRWLTAGESHGPALVATLEGLPAGVPVTTELVADHLARRRLGYGRGARMKFEQDEITFLGGVRHGLSQGSPIAVMIGNTEWPKWETVMSADPVDPSLLKDTGRNAPLTRPRPGHADLAGMQKYGFDEARPILERASARETAARVALGAVARSFIKEVAGIEIVSHVVELAAAKAPYGVYPTPADVDKLDADPVRCLDADASKAMVAEIDQAHKDGDTLGGVVEVLAYGVPVGLGSHVHWDRRLDARLAAALMGIQAIKGVEVGDGFELARVPGSKAHDEIVSTPEGIKRTSGRSGGTEGGLTTGELLRVRAAMKPIATVPRALATVDVATGEATVAHHQRSDVCAVPAAGIVAEAMVALVLADAVVEKFGGDSVPETRRNVRSYLDNLQIR, from the coding sequence TTGAGCAGGTTGCGTTGGCTGACCGCAGGAGAGTCGCACGGACCGGCACTGGTCGCGACGCTGGAGGGTCTTCCCGCCGGCGTCCCGGTCACCACCGAGCTGGTGGCCGATCACCTGGCCCGGCGCCGGCTCGGCTATGGCCGCGGTGCCCGGATGAAGTTCGAGCAGGACGAGATCACCTTCCTCGGCGGCGTCCGTCACGGCCTGTCCCAGGGCTCCCCGATCGCAGTCATGATCGGCAACACCGAGTGGCCCAAGTGGGAGACCGTCATGTCGGCCGACCCGGTCGACCCCTCGCTGCTCAAGGACACCGGCCGCAACGCGCCGCTGACCCGTCCGCGCCCCGGCCACGCCGACCTCGCGGGCATGCAGAAGTACGGCTTCGACGAGGCCCGGCCGATCCTGGAGCGCGCCAGCGCCCGTGAGACCGCCGCCCGCGTCGCCCTCGGCGCCGTCGCCCGTTCCTTCATCAAGGAGGTCGCGGGCATCGAGATCGTCTCTCACGTGGTGGAACTGGCCGCGGCCAAGGCCCCGTACGGCGTCTACCCGACCCCCGCCGACGTCGACAAGCTCGACGCCGACCCGGTGCGCTGCCTCGACGCCGACGCGAGCAAGGCGATGGTCGCCGAGATCGACCAGGCCCACAAGGACGGCGACACCCTCGGCGGCGTCGTCGAGGTGCTGGCGTACGGAGTCCCCGTCGGCCTCGGCTCGCACGTCCACTGGGACCGCCGTCTCGACGCCCGCCTCGCCGCGGCCCTGATGGGCATCCAGGCCATCAAGGGCGTCGAGGTCGGCGACGGCTTCGAACTCGCCCGCGTGCCCGGCTCGAAGGCGCACGACGAGATCGTCTCCACCCCCGAGGGCATCAAGCGCACCTCCGGCCGCTCCGGCGGCACCGAGGGCGGTCTGACCACCGGCGAGCTGCTGCGCGTACGGGCCGCCATGAAGCCCATCGCCACCGTGCCCCGCGCGCTGGCGACCGTGGACGTGGCGACCGGTGAGGCGACGGTGGCCCACCACCAGCGCTCCGACGTGTGCGCCGTGCCGGCCGCCGGCATCGTCGCCGAGGCCATGGTCGCCCTCGTCCTGGCCGACGCGGTCGTCGAGAAGTTCGGCGGGGACTCCGTCCCGGAGACCCGCCGCAACGTCCGCTCGTACCTCGACAACCTGCAGATCCGGTGA
- the nusB gene encoding transcription antitermination factor NusB yields MAARSNARKRAFQILFEADQRGVPVREVLADWIRHARSDDRQPPVSAFTMDLVEGYADKVNRIDDLIVTYAVDWDLDRMPVVDRNILRLGAYELIWVDDTPDAVAIDEAVQLAKEFSTDESPSFVNGLLARFKELKPNLRRD; encoded by the coding sequence GTGGCTGCTCGGAGCAATGCGCGCAAGCGCGCCTTCCAGATCCTCTTCGAGGCCGACCAGCGCGGCGTGCCCGTGCGCGAGGTCCTCGCGGACTGGATCCGCCACGCGCGGTCGGACGACCGGCAGCCGCCGGTCAGCGCCTTCACGATGGATCTCGTCGAGGGTTACGCCGACAAGGTGAACCGCATCGACGACCTGATCGTCACCTACGCCGTGGACTGGGACCTCGACCGGATGCCGGTCGTGGACCGGAACATCCTGCGGCTCGGTGCCTACGAGCTGATCTGGGTGGACGACACCCCTGACGCCGTCGCCATCGACGAGGCCGTCCAGCTGGCGAAGGAGTTCTCGACGGACGAGTCCCCCTCGTTCGTCAACGGGCTGCTGGCCCGCTTCAAGGAACTGAAGCCGAACCTCCGCCGCGACTGA
- the aroQ gene encoding type II 3-dehydroquinate dehydratase, translating into MSRRVLVLNGPNLGRLGSREPDVYGATSYAGLVESCRTLGEELGFDVEVRETNDEGQLVRWLHEAADGKIPVVINPGAFTHYSYAMRDAAAQRTAPLIEVHISNPYAREEFRHTSVIASVATGTVAGFGIGSYRLALRALADEVGD; encoded by the coding sequence GTGAGCCGCCGCGTCCTCGTGCTGAACGGCCCGAACCTGGGGCGGCTCGGTTCGCGCGAGCCCGACGTGTACGGGGCCACCTCGTACGCGGGGCTGGTGGAGAGCTGCCGCACGCTGGGGGAGGAGCTCGGCTTCGACGTCGAGGTCCGCGAGACCAACGACGAGGGGCAGCTGGTGCGCTGGCTGCACGAGGCGGCCGACGGCAAGATCCCCGTGGTCATCAACCCGGGGGCCTTCACGCACTACTCGTACGCCATGCGGGACGCGGCCGCCCAGCGCACCGCGCCGCTGATCGAGGTGCACATCTCGAACCCGTACGCACGCGAGGAGTTCCGGCACACCTCGGTCATCGCGTCCGTGGCGACCGGGACGGTGGCGGGCTTCGGCATCGGGTCGTACCGGCTGGCGCTGCGCGCGCTCGCTGACGAGGTCGGCGACTGA
- the aroB gene encoding 3-dehydroquinate synthase — translation MTDQVTRIHVGAWGPLPAVAGGAGHDAYDVLVGRQLLGELGTLIGTKAQRVAVIHPEALASTGEALRDDLAEQGYEAIAIQVPNAEEAKTIEVAAYCWKALGQSGFTRTDAIVGVGGGATTDLAGFVAASWLRGVRWVAVPTTVLAMVDAAVGGKTGINTAEGKNLVGAFHPPAGVLCDLAALDSLPVNDYVSGLAEIIKAGFISDPKILDLIEADPQAARTPAGPHTAELIVRSIQVKADVVSSDLKESGLREILNYGHTLAHAIEKNERYKWRHGAAVSVGMVFAAELGRLAGRLDDATADRHREILAAVGLPLTYRGDQWPKLLQTMQVDKKSRGNLLRFIVLDGLGKPTVLEGPDPAHLIAAYGEVSA, via the coding sequence ATGACAGACCAGGTGACGCGGATCCACGTCGGCGCGTGGGGGCCCCTCCCAGCGGTAGCTGGGGGAGCCGGACACGACGCGTACGACGTGCTGGTCGGCCGGCAGCTGCTTGGCGAACTCGGCACCCTGATCGGTACGAAGGCCCAGCGGGTCGCCGTGATCCACCCGGAGGCGCTGGCCTCGACCGGTGAGGCGCTGCGCGACGACCTGGCCGAGCAGGGCTACGAGGCGATCGCCATCCAGGTGCCGAACGCCGAGGAGGCCAAGACCATCGAGGTGGCGGCGTACTGCTGGAAGGCCCTCGGGCAGTCCGGCTTCACCCGCACCGACGCCATCGTCGGCGTCGGCGGCGGAGCCACCACCGACCTCGCGGGCTTCGTCGCGGCCTCCTGGCTGCGCGGCGTGCGCTGGGTCGCCGTACCGACCACCGTCCTCGCGATGGTCGACGCGGCCGTCGGCGGCAAGACCGGCATCAACACCGCCGAGGGCAAGAACCTCGTCGGCGCCTTCCACCCGCCGGCCGGTGTGCTCTGCGACCTGGCCGCCCTGGACTCGCTGCCCGTCAACGACTACGTCAGCGGTCTCGCCGAGATCATCAAGGCCGGATTCATCTCCGACCCGAAGATCCTCGACCTGATCGAGGCGGACCCGCAGGCGGCCCGTACGCCCGCCGGCCCGCACACGGCCGAGCTGATCGTGCGTTCCATCCAGGTCAAGGCCGACGTGGTCTCCAGCGACCTCAAGGAGTCCGGTCTCCGCGAGATCCTCAACTACGGCCACACCCTCGCGCACGCCATCGAGAAGAACGAGCGCTACAAGTGGCGCCACGGCGCCGCCGTGTCCGTCGGCATGGTCTTCGCCGCCGAACTCGGCCGGCTCGCGGGCCGCCTCGACGACGCGACGGCCGACCGGCACCGGGAGATCCTGGCCGCGGTCGGGCTGCCGCTGACCTACCGCGGCGACCAGTGGCCCAAGCTGCTCCAGACCATGCAGGTCGACAAGAAGTCCCGCGGCAACCTGCTGCGCTTCATCGTCCTGGACGGGCTGGGCAAGCCGACCGTCCTGGAGGGCCCCGACCCGGCGCACCTGATCGCCGCCTACGGCGAGGTGTCGGCGTGA
- a CDS encoding shikimate dehydrogenase, with protein sequence MSRIRAAVLGSPIEHSLSPVLHRAAYQELGLDDWSYDRFEIDEAALPEFVTGLGPEWAGLSLTMPLKRAIIPLLDAISDTAASVETVNTVVFTRDGRRLGDNTDIPGMVAALHERGIEKVPSAAVLGAGATASSALAALSRICTGEVTVYVRSRARADEMRQWGERLGVPVRTADWSEAAEGLAAPLVIATTPAGTTDALAASVPAGAGTLFDVLYDPWPTALAAAWSRQGGHVVGGLDLLVHQAVLQVELMTGRTPGPLAAMRAAGELALAAR encoded by the coding sequence ATGTCACGGATACGGGCCGCGGTGCTGGGTTCGCCCATCGAGCACTCCCTCTCGCCGGTGCTGCACCGTGCCGCCTACCAGGAGCTCGGCCTCGACGACTGGTCGTACGACCGCTTCGAGATCGACGAGGCCGCGCTCCCGGAGTTCGTCACCGGCCTCGGCCCCGAGTGGGCCGGGCTGTCGCTGACCATGCCGCTGAAGCGGGCGATCATCCCGCTGCTCGACGCGATCAGCGACACGGCCGCCTCGGTCGAGACGGTGAACACGGTCGTCTTCACCCGGGACGGCCGGCGCCTCGGTGACAACACCGACATCCCGGGCATGGTCGCCGCGCTGCACGAGCGCGGCATCGAGAAGGTGCCGTCCGCCGCCGTCCTCGGCGCCGGCGCCACCGCCTCCTCGGCGCTCGCGGCCCTCTCCCGGATCTGCACCGGTGAGGTCACGGTGTACGTCCGCTCGCGCGCCCGCGCCGACGAGATGCGGCAGTGGGGCGAGCGGCTCGGCGTCCCCGTCCGCACCGCCGACTGGTCCGAGGCGGCCGAGGGTCTGGCCGCGCCACTGGTGATCGCGACCACCCCGGCCGGTACGACCGACGCCCTGGCGGCGTCCGTACCGGCCGGGGCGGGCACCCTCTTCGACGTCCTCTACGACCCCTGGCCGACCGCGCTGGCCGCGGCCTGGTCACGGCAGGGCGGCCACGTCGTCGGCGGACTCGACCTCCTCGTCCACCAGGCCGTGCTCCAGGTCGAGCTGATGACGGGCCGGACCCCGGGTCCGCTCGCCGCCATGAGGGCCGCCGGAGAGCTGGCGCTCGCCGCCCGTTAG
- a CDS encoding aminopeptidase P family protein, translated as MSDVYAARRGTLRDRCAAAGNAAALITCPANVRYLSGASPLGAVLLVGPTEDVLFCGAAPTGEADEGRLDERLRVSVLSGPGGDPAVAAGDMAAATRADSLAVEEHHLTVARHRALQSVAPRLRLADLGTAVEQQRLVKDEEEIACLRIAAEIADQALGELLESILVGRTERHLALELERRLVDHGADGPAFPTSVGTGPHSGRSRHRPSDRRVEEGDFLTVCLGANYRGYRCEIGRTFVIGTTPADWQIELYDLVFAAQRAGREALVPGAAYRDVDHAARSVLDSAGHGEALAPSTGHGVGLEIDEDPQLAPTAMGKLDACVPVTVEPGVHLPGRGGVRIDDTLVVRPEADGGPELLTITTKELLAL; from the coding sequence ATGTCAGACGTGTACGCCGCCCGCCGGGGCACGCTCCGCGACCGCTGCGCCGCCGCGGGGAACGCCGCCGCACTGATCACGTGTCCGGCGAACGTCCGCTACCTGTCCGGAGCCTCCCCGCTGGGCGCCGTACTGCTCGTCGGGCCCACCGAGGACGTGCTGTTCTGCGGCGCCGCGCCCACCGGCGAGGCCGACGAGGGCCGTCTCGACGAGCGGCTGCGGGTCTCCGTGCTGTCGGGCCCCGGCGGGGATCCGGCCGTCGCGGCGGGCGACATGGCCGCCGCCACGCGCGCCGACTCGCTCGCGGTCGAGGAGCACCACCTCACGGTGGCCCGGCACCGCGCCCTGCAGTCCGTCGCGCCCCGGCTGCGCCTCGCGGACCTCGGCACCGCGGTGGAGCAGCAGCGCCTCGTCAAGGACGAGGAGGAGATCGCCTGCCTGCGGATCGCCGCCGAGATCGCCGACCAGGCGCTGGGCGAACTGCTGGAGTCCATCCTCGTCGGGCGCACCGAACGCCACCTCGCCCTGGAGCTGGAGCGGCGCCTGGTCGACCACGGGGCGGACGGGCCCGCCTTCCCGACCTCCGTCGGCACCGGCCCGCACTCCGGCCGCTCCCGGCACCGGCCCTCCGACCGCCGGGTGGAGGAGGGGGACTTCCTCACCGTCTGCCTCGGCGCCAACTACCGCGGCTACCGGTGCGAGATCGGCCGTACGTTCGTGATCGGCACCACCCCGGCGGACTGGCAGATCGAGCTGTACGACCTGGTCTTCGCCGCCCAGCGGGCCGGGCGCGAGGCCCTGGTGCCGGGGGCCGCGTACCGTGATGTGGATCATGCGGCACGGTCCGTACTGGACTCCGCGGGCCATGGGGAAGCCCTCGCTCCGTCGACCGGACACGGCGTGGGTCTCGAAATCGACGAGGACCCGCAGCTTGCACCTACGGCAATGGGTAAACTGGACGCTTGCGTGCCGGTCACCGTCGAACCGGGGGTTCACCTCCCGGGCCGGGGAGGTGTCCGGATCGATGACACGCTCGTCGTGCGCCCCGAGGCGGACGGCGGTCCCGAGCTACTCACCATTACGACCAAGGAGCTGCTCGCGCTCTAG
- a CDS encoding AAA family ATPase — translation MQHGVGGGSAGWGQPGPHPAAPPQPPIPPAQGWPGSPPAHSQPPLPPPVAPVPEPTGHIPLPPAVAGTGGATLAVLLIGPAGAGKTTVARHWASTRPVPTAHISLDDVREWVCSGFADPQAGWNEHSEAQYRLARRTCGFAARNYLANGISCILDDAVFPDRPVVGLGGWKRHVGPALLPVVLLPGLEIVLERNAARSGNRRLSDEEVARIHGRMAGWYGSGLPIIDNSHLDVEGTARALDETLARALT, via the coding sequence ATGCAGCACGGAGTGGGAGGCGGGAGCGCCGGCTGGGGGCAGCCGGGACCGCACCCGGCGGCGCCCCCGCAACCGCCGATACCCCCGGCGCAGGGCTGGCCGGGTTCGCCCCCCGCCCACTCACAGCCCCCGCTCCCGCCGCCGGTGGCGCCCGTCCCGGAGCCCACCGGGCACATCCCGCTGCCGCCCGCAGTGGCGGGCACGGGCGGGGCCACCCTGGCGGTGCTGCTGATCGGCCCGGCCGGCGCGGGGAAGACCACCGTGGCCCGGCACTGGGCGAGCACCCGGCCCGTGCCGACCGCGCACATCAGCCTGGACGACGTCCGGGAGTGGGTGTGCTCGGGCTTCGCGGACCCGCAGGCGGGCTGGAACGAGCACTCCGAGGCCCAGTACCGCCTGGCCCGCCGGACATGCGGGTTCGCCGCCCGCAACTACCTGGCGAACGGGATCTCCTGCATCCTCGACGACGCCGTCTTCCCGGACCGGCCGGTGGTCGGGCTGGGCGGCTGGAAGCGCCACGTGGGCCCCGCGCTGCTGCCCGTGGTGCTGCTGCCCGGTCTGGAGATCGTCCTGGAGCGCAACGCGGCCCGCTCCGGCAACCGCCGCCTCTCCGACGAGGAGGTCGCGCGGATCCACGGCCGCATGGCGGGCTGGTACGGCTCCGGCCTGCCGATCATCGACAACTCGCACCTCGACGTCGAGGGGACGGCGCGCGCCCTCGACGAGACGCTGGCGCGCGCGCTGACCTAG
- a CDS encoding dihydroorotase, which yields MSKILIRGAKVLGGEAQDVLIDGETIAEVGTGLEAADAQVIDAAGQVLLPGLVDLHTHLREPGREDSETVLTGTRAAASGGYTAVFAMANTFPVADTAGVVEQVWRLGKESGYCDVQPIGAVTVGLEGKQLSELGAMHDSAARVTVFSDDGKCVDDAVIMRRALEYVKAFGGVVAQHAQEPRLTEGAQMNEGVVSAELGLGGWPAVAEESIIARDVLLAEHVGSRVHICHLSTAGSVEIVRWAKARGIDVTAEVTPHHLLLTEELVRSYNAVYKVNPPLRTERDVMALREALADGTIDIVATDHAPHPHEDKDCEWAAAAMGMVGLETALSVVQQTMVETGLLDWAGVAERMSFAPARIGSLENHGRPVSAGEPANLTLVDTSYRGVVDPAHFASRSRNTPYEGRELPGRVTHTFLRGRATVVDGTLA from the coding sequence ATGAGCAAGATCCTTATTCGTGGGGCGAAGGTACTCGGCGGCGAGGCGCAGGACGTCCTGATCGACGGCGAGACCATCGCCGAGGTGGGTACCGGTCTCGAAGCCGCGGACGCCCAGGTGATCGATGCCGCGGGCCAGGTCCTCCTGCCCGGCCTCGTCGACCTGCACACCCACCTGCGCGAGCCCGGCCGCGAGGACTCCGAGACCGTCCTCACCGGCACCCGCGCCGCCGCCTCCGGCGGCTACACCGCCGTCTTCGCCATGGCGAACACCTTCCCGGTCGCCGACACCGCCGGCGTCGTCGAGCAGGTCTGGCGCCTGGGCAAGGAGTCCGGCTACTGCGACGTGCAGCCCATCGGCGCCGTCACCGTCGGCCTGGAGGGCAAGCAGCTCTCCGAGCTGGGCGCCATGCACGACTCCGCCGCCCGCGTCACCGTCTTCTCCGACGACGGCAAGTGCGTCGACGACGCCGTGATCATGCGCCGCGCCCTGGAGTACGTGAAGGCCTTCGGCGGCGTCGTCGCCCAGCACGCCCAGGAGCCCCGCCTCACCGAGGGCGCCCAGATGAACGAGGGCGTCGTCTCCGCCGAGCTGGGTCTGGGCGGCTGGCCGGCGGTCGCCGAGGAGTCGATCATCGCCCGCGACGTCCTCCTCGCCGAGCACGTCGGCTCCCGCGTGCACATCTGCCACCTCTCCACGGCCGGCTCCGTCGAGATCGTCCGCTGGGCCAAGGCCCGCGGCATCGACGTCACCGCAGAGGTCACCCCGCACCACCTGCTCCTCACCGAGGAGCTCGTCCGCTCGTACAACGCGGTCTACAAGGTGAACCCGCCGCTGCGCACCGAGCGCGACGTCATGGCCCTGCGCGAGGCGCTCGCCGACGGCACGATCGACATCGTCGCCACCGACCACGCCCCGCACCCGCACGAGGACAAGGACTGCGAGTGGGCCGCCGCCGCCATGGGCATGGTGGGTCTGGAGACCGCACTCTCCGTCGTCCAGCAGACGATGGTGGAGACCGGGCTGCTCGACTGGGCGGGCGTCGCGGAGCGGATGTCCTTCGCCCCCGCGCGGATCGGCAGCCTGGAGAACCACGGCCGCCCCGTCTCGGCAGGTGAACCCGCGAACCTGACCTTGGTCGATACCTCGTACCGTGGTGTCGTGGACCCCGCACACTTCGCCTCCCGCAGCCGCAACACGCCTTACGAGGGCCGTGAGCTGCCGGGTCGCGTCACTCACACCTTCCTGCGGGGCCGGGCAACGGTCGTGGACGGGACGCTGGCGTGA
- the efp gene encoding elongation factor P: MASTNDLKNGMVLKLDGGQLWSVVEFQHVKPGKGPAFVRTKLKHVLSGKVVDKTFNAGTKVETATIDRRDMQFSYMDGEYFVFMDMTTYDQLMVDKKAVGDAANFLIEGFTASVAQHDGEVLYVELPAAVELKIEHTDPGVQGDRSTGGTKPATLETGHEIQVPLFVNTGETVKVDTRTSDYLGRKSN; the protein is encoded by the coding sequence GTGGCTTCCACGAACGACCTCAAGAACGGCATGGTGCTCAAGCTCGACGGTGGCCAGCTCTGGTCCGTCGTCGAGTTCCAGCACGTCAAGCCCGGCAAGGGCCCGGCCTTCGTGCGCACCAAGCTCAAGCACGTGCTCTCCGGCAAGGTCGTGGACAAGACCTTCAACGCCGGCACGAAGGTCGAGACGGCCACGATCGACCGGCGCGACATGCAGTTCTCGTACATGGACGGCGAGTACTTCGTCTTCATGGACATGACCACCTACGACCAGCTGATGGTCGACAAGAAGGCTGTCGGCGACGCCGCCAACTTCCTGATCGAGGGCTTCACCGCCTCCGTGGCGCAGCACGACGGCGAAGTCCTCTACGTCGAGCTCCCGGCCGCGGTCGAGCTCAAGATCGAGCACACCGACCCGGGCGTCCAGGGCGACCGCTCCACCGGTGGCACCAAGCCCGCCACGCTGGAGACCGGCCACGAGATCCAGGTCCCGCTCTTCGTCAACACCGGCGAGACGGTCAAGGTCGACACCCGCACCAGCGACTACCTCGGCCGGAAGAGCAACTAA
- the pyrR gene encoding bifunctional pyr operon transcriptional regulator/uracil phosphoribosyltransferase PyrR: MDTQQMSDSTRPVLEAQDIARVLTRIAHEIVERAKGADDVVLLGIPTRGVYLARRLAAKLEEITGTKIPVGSLDITMYRDDLRMKPARAIGRTEIPGDDIDGRLVVLVDDVLFSGRTIRAALDALGDLGRPRAVQLAVLVDRGHRELPIRADYVGKNLPTSLRETVKVQLQEEDGRDAVLLGQRTAQAAGQ, encoded by the coding sequence ATGGACACCCAGCAGATGAGCGATTCCACGCGCCCCGTGCTCGAAGCGCAGGACATCGCGCGGGTCCTCACCCGCATCGCCCACGAGATCGTCGAACGAGCCAAGGGCGCCGACGACGTGGTGCTCCTCGGCATCCCCACCCGCGGTGTGTACCTCGCCCGCCGGCTGGCCGCCAAGCTCGAAGAGATCACCGGCACGAAGATCCCGGTCGGCTCCCTCGACATCACCATGTACCGCGACGACCTGCGCATGAAGCCGGCCCGCGCGATCGGCCGTACCGAGATCCCCGGCGACGACATCGACGGCCGTCTCGTCGTCCTCGTCGACGACGTGCTCTTCTCCGGCCGCACCATCCGCGCCGCCCTCGACGCGCTCGGCGACCTCGGCCGCCCCCGCGCCGTACAGCTCGCCGTCCTCGTCGACCGCGGCCACCGCGAACTGCCGATCCGCGCCGACTACGTCGGCAAGAACCTCCCCACGTCGCTGCGGGAGACCGTCAAGGTCCAGCTCCAGGAGGAGGACGGCCGTGACGCCGTGCTGCTCGGCCAGCGGACCGCCCAGGCAGCCGGGCAGTAG
- a CDS encoding aspartate carbamoyltransferase catalytic subunit, whose product MKRHLISAADLTRDDAVLILDTAEEMARVADRPIKKLPTLRGLTVVNLFFEDSTRTRISFEAAAKRLSADVINFSAKGSSVSKGESLKDTALTLEAMGADAVVIRHHASGAPYRLATSGWIDSAVVNAGDGTHEHPTQALLDAFTMRRRLVGRDAGLGKDLNGRRITIVGDVLHSRVARSNVQLLHTLGAEVTVVAPPTLVPIGVESWPCEVSYNLDEVLPKSDAVMMLRVQRERMNAAFFPTEREYSRRYGLDGDRMAKMPEHAIVMHPGPMNRGMEITAEVADSDRCTAVEQVANGVSTRMAVLYLLLGGSEPAVTTTAARTEENK is encoded by the coding sequence ATGAAGCGCCACCTCATCTCGGCCGCCGATCTCACGCGCGACGACGCCGTCCTGATCCTCGACACCGCCGAGGAGATGGCCCGCGTCGCGGACCGGCCGATAAAGAAGCTGCCCACCCTGCGCGGCCTCACCGTCGTCAACCTCTTCTTCGAGGACTCGACCCGCACCCGGATCTCCTTCGAGGCGGCCGCCAAGCGGCTCTCCGCCGACGTCATCAACTTCTCCGCCAAGGGCTCCTCGGTTTCCAAGGGCGAATCCCTGAAGGACACCGCGCTGACCCTGGAGGCCATGGGCGCCGACGCGGTCGTCATCCGCCACCACGCCTCCGGCGCCCCCTACCGGCTCGCGACCTCCGGCTGGATCGACTCCGCCGTGGTCAACGCCGGAGACGGCACCCACGAGCACCCCACCCAGGCCCTGCTGGACGCCTTCACCATGCGCCGCCGCCTCGTCGGCCGCGACGCCGGTCTCGGCAAGGACCTGAACGGCCGCCGGATCACCATCGTCGGCGACGTCCTGCACAGCCGCGTCGCCCGCTCCAACGTCCAGCTGCTCCACACCCTCGGCGCCGAGGTCACCGTCGTGGCCCCGCCCACGCTGGTCCCGATCGGCGTCGAGAGCTGGCCGTGCGAGGTCTCGTACAACCTCGACGAGGTGCTGCCGAAGTCCGATGCGGTGATGATGCTGCGTGTGCAGCGCGAACGCATGAACGCCGCCTTCTTCCCGACCGAGCGTGAGTACTCCCGCCGGTACGGGCTCGACGGCGACCGCATGGCGAAGATGCCCGAGCACGCCATCGTGATGCACCCCGGCCCGATGAACCGCGGCATGGAGATCACCGCCGAGGTCGCCGACTCCGACCGCTGCACGGCCGTCGAGCAGGTCGCCAACGGCGTGTCCACCCGGATGGCCGTCCTGTACCTGCTGCTGGGCGGATCCGAGCCCGCCGTCACCACCACCGCCGCCCGCACCGAGGAGAACAAGTAA